Proteins found in one Flavobacterium channae genomic segment:
- a CDS encoding DUF2752 domain-containing protein, which translates to MEEHMLPCMNKQLFGVECPGCGTQRAIAFLLEGEFYEAFKMFPAIYTLALFFVLLGLHLIDKKRNYSKLVIASAILNGAVILIAYFIKIYFNTVTN; encoded by the coding sequence ATGGAAGAACACATGTTGCCATGTATGAACAAACAACTTTTTGGAGTTGAATGTCCAGGTTGTGGAACACAAAGAGCAATTGCTTTTTTACTCGAAGGAGAATTTTATGAAGCGTTCAAAATGTTTCCTGCTATTTATACCTTGGCTCTATTTTTTGTTCTTTTAGGCTTACATCTAATCGATAAAAAAAGAAATTACAGCAAGCTTGTTATTGCAAGTGCAATTTTAAATGGCGCTGTAATTCTTATCGCCTATTTCATAAAAATTTATTTCAACACTGTAACCAATTAA
- a CDS encoding cysteine desulfurase family protein, which yields MKKVYLDNAATTAVHPEVITAMMNVLQNDFGNPSSTHSFGRSAKTLLESSRKSIAKLINAQASEVIFTSSATEATNWILTSAVKDLGIKRIITTKIEHHATLYTVEHLAKEYGIQVEYIAVLPNGNIDYHDLAAKLHSEVSTMVSLIHVNNEIGTILDIKRVSELCKYAKAIFHCDTVQSVGKTNLDVVDLGIDFLVASAHKFHGPKGVGFAYIKKNSMLQPMIFGGEQEKGMRAGTEAVHQVVGMAKALELAYANLERDTQYISNLKNYCFSELKKIFPEVKINGEDTFYNLLNVQLPLSEEKTSMLLFTLDMKGIAVSRGSACQSGSVKPSHVLAEFLSPEEAKKPSLRISFSHFNTKEDIDLLVEALKTA from the coding sequence ATGAAAAAAGTATATTTAGATAACGCCGCAACAACTGCTGTTCATCCAGAAGTCATTACTGCTATGATGAATGTTTTACAAAATGATTTTGGAAATCCTTCTTCAACGCATAGTTTTGGTAGAAGTGCAAAAACGTTATTAGAATCTTCTCGTAAATCAATTGCTAAATTGATAAATGCACAAGCATCTGAAGTTATTTTTACGTCAAGCGCTACAGAAGCAACGAATTGGATTCTAACAAGCGCTGTTAAAGATTTAGGAATTAAACGCATTATAACAACTAAAATTGAACATCACGCCACTTTGTATACAGTTGAGCATTTGGCTAAAGAATATGGAATTCAAGTTGAATATATTGCTGTTTTGCCTAATGGAAATATCGATTATCATGATTTAGCGGCTAAATTGCATTCTGAAGTTTCAACAATGGTTTCATTAATTCATGTAAATAACGAAATAGGGACGATTTTAGACATTAAACGTGTTTCAGAGTTGTGTAAGTATGCAAAAGCAATTTTCCATTGTGATACGGTACAATCTGTAGGAAAAACAAATTTAGACGTTGTAGATTTAGGAATTGACTTTTTAGTAGCGAGTGCTCATAAATTTCATGGACCAAAAGGAGTAGGGTTTGCATACATTAAAAAGAATTCGATGCTGCAACCGATGATTTTTGGTGGCGAGCAAGAAAAAGGGATGCGCGCCGGAACCGAAGCCGTACATCAAGTCGTAGGAATGGCAAAAGCTTTAGAATTAGCTTACGCGAATTTAGAAAGAGATACACAATATATTTCTAATTTAAAGAATTATTGCTTTTCAGAATTAAAAAAGATATTTCCTGAAGTAAAAATAAACGGAGAAGACACGTTTTATAATCTTTTGAATGTACAATTACCATTATCAGAAGAAAAGACGTCGATGTTATTATTTACTTTGGATATGAAAGGAATTGCCGTTTCTCGCGGAAGTGCTTGCCAAAGCGGAAGTGTAAAACCTTCTCATGTTTTGGCTGAGTTTTTATCACCTGAGGAAGCTAAAAAACCAAGTTTACGAATTTCATTCAGCCATTTTAATACGAAAGAAGATATTGATTTGTTGGTGGAAGCTTTGAAAACAGCATAA
- a CDS encoding CCC motif membrane protein, with amino-acid sequence MENQKLPNTTAVLILGIFSILTCCCYGIISIILGIVGLVLANKDAKLYAENPNLYTNYNNLKIGKILNIIGIVLGVIYLIYVIFLFSTLGMEGIEQMQQEMMRRYGSR; translated from the coding sequence ATGGAAAATCAAAAATTACCTAATACTACGGCAGTCCTTATTTTAGGAATCTTTTCAATTTTAACTTGTTGTTGTTATGGAATAATCAGTATTATTCTAGGAATCGTAGGATTAGTATTAGCCAATAAAGACGCTAAATTATATGCCGAAAACCCAAACTTATATACCAATTACAATAATTTAAAGATTGGTAAAATTTTAAACATTATTGGAATTGTATTAGGGGTTATCTATTTAATCTATGTAATTTTCTTATTCTCTACATTAGGAATGGAAGGTATTGAACAAATGCAACAAGAAATGATGAGAAGATACGGAAGTAGATAA
- a CDS encoding Smr/MutS family protein, producing the protein MKKKMMQKFEIGDKVAVLDEDISGVVIKVENDKISVETTDNFVMTFFVNELIKINNSNELSCFFSTQSLGSVLKDKEEPKKRNFVKEKRSRKDEFVLEVDLHIEKLVPSKRGMSNYDILTLQMETAKRQLDFAIKNRMPKVVFIHGVGEGVLKAELDFMLGRYDNISFQDASYQKYGLGATEVYIKQNPK; encoded by the coding sequence ATGAAGAAGAAGATGATGCAGAAATTTGAAATAGGAGATAAGGTTGCAGTTTTAGATGAGGATATTTCAGGAGTGGTAATTAAGGTCGAAAATGATAAAATTTCAGTGGAAACCACTGATAATTTTGTGATGACATTTTTTGTCAACGAATTAATTAAAATAAACAATTCCAATGAGTTAAGTTGTTTTTTTTCAACTCAAAGTTTAGGTTCTGTTTTAAAAGACAAAGAAGAGCCAAAAAAACGCAATTTTGTCAAAGAAAAGCGTTCTAGAAAAGACGAATTTGTTCTTGAGGTTGATTTACACATCGAAAAATTAGTACCTTCAAAACGAGGAATGAGCAACTATGATATTCTAACATTGCAAATGGAAACTGCAAAACGTCAACTCGATTTTGCTATCAAAAATCGAATGCCAAAAGTGGTGTTTATTCATGGTGTTGGTGAAGGTGTTTTGAAAGCAGAATTAGACTTTATGTTGGGTCGATATGATAACATTTCTTTCCAAGATGCGAGCTATCAAAAATATGGTTTAGGTGCAACTGAAGTTTATATAAAACAAAATCCAAAGTAG